Proteins encoded within one genomic window of Couchioplanes caeruleus:
- a CDS encoding cell division protein FtsK: MTTPRPDPDDVDRTAAENDVADAEVVDLDAARSRRTGITPLDDPNGADLDLDDTGADEPVMVDSIAAQRRPRFSLAAFRDAERVNIIPSWLRSTTEFGKNAAWAAGFGAHTLTFHSVRLPVYAVKLTARAPRGFGRVCKGYNRWLWDLEGEPVRQSVVRAAINKPEEAKTYDRLTNKRDRRVRWRGLITMFLAIMLTVAIGALMLAPVIAQYTCLVVLVAVLGYLGTSADKPLLGTAVVRHDAAPLTSVEVFTALAALNIKGINDAIRRGDDGRRWFPAPIQRETGVGWRAEVELPRGVTASTVVGKREELAAALTRPLGCVWPEANADVHPGRLILFVADKDMSRAKQKPFPLLKSGTVNLFKAVPFGTDPRGTLVTITLMYASMIIGALPRFGKTFALRLALLLACLDPRSWILAFDLKGTGDLSPLEPVSHAYRAGDDEEDIEYVVTALREIHTEMRRRTKVIRDLPRDLCPENKVTDELASNRKLGLHPIAIGIDECQRGFEHPKYGAEIEEICEDLIRRGPAVGIFLLLATQRPDAKSLPTGISANAVLRFCLKVMGQTENDMVLGTSMYRNGIRATMFSRRDKGIGYLAGEGDEPVIVKTFEIDGPAAEAIVARARTARERYGNLTGHAAGVVLDTTAVRRDTILEDVAAVMTDAEAKLWSTVIVKRLAVLRGDAYAGFTADQLREALKPWGVRTGQVWGSDPDTGETGNRKGITRAHVLDALTKRDRDAGGSGRK; this comes from the coding sequence ATGACGACCCCACGCCCGGACCCGGACGACGTCGACCGGACCGCCGCCGAGAACGACGTCGCCGACGCTGAAGTCGTCGACCTGGACGCTGCCCGGTCGCGGCGCACCGGCATCACACCGCTGGACGACCCGAACGGCGCAGACCTCGACCTCGACGACACTGGCGCAGACGAGCCGGTGATGGTCGACAGCATCGCCGCGCAGCGCCGCCCGCGGTTTTCCCTCGCCGCGTTCCGCGATGCCGAGCGGGTGAACATCATCCCGTCGTGGCTGCGCTCGACCACGGAGTTCGGCAAGAACGCCGCTTGGGCGGCCGGGTTCGGCGCGCACACGCTGACTTTCCACAGCGTCCGGCTGCCGGTGTACGCCGTGAAGCTGACCGCGCGAGCGCCCCGCGGATTCGGCCGGGTGTGCAAGGGCTATAACCGGTGGCTGTGGGACCTGGAAGGTGAGCCGGTGCGCCAGTCCGTGGTCCGAGCGGCGATCAACAAGCCGGAAGAGGCCAAAACGTACGACCGGTTGACCAACAAGCGCGATCGGCGCGTCCGCTGGCGTGGCCTGATCACCATGTTCCTCGCGATCATGCTCACGGTGGCCATCGGCGCGTTGATGCTGGCCCCGGTCATCGCGCAGTACACGTGCCTCGTGGTGCTGGTCGCGGTGCTCGGCTACCTGGGCACCTCGGCAGACAAGCCGCTGTTGGGCACGGCCGTGGTGCGTCACGACGCCGCGCCGCTGACCTCCGTCGAGGTGTTCACTGCTCTGGCGGCGCTCAACATCAAAGGCATCAACGACGCCATCCGGCGCGGCGACGACGGCAGACGCTGGTTTCCCGCGCCGATCCAGCGCGAGACCGGCGTCGGCTGGCGCGCCGAGGTCGAGCTGCCGCGCGGCGTGACCGCCTCCACCGTCGTCGGGAAGCGCGAAGAACTGGCCGCCGCGCTGACCCGGCCGCTGGGCTGCGTGTGGCCGGAAGCCAACGCCGACGTTCACCCCGGGCGGCTGATCCTGTTCGTCGCCGACAAGGACATGAGCCGGGCCAAGCAGAAGCCGTTCCCGCTGCTCAAGTCCGGCACGGTGAACCTGTTCAAGGCCGTACCGTTCGGCACCGACCCGCGCGGCACGCTGGTCACCATCACCCTCATGTACGCGTCAATGATCATCGGTGCGTTGCCGCGATTCGGTAAGACGTTCGCACTCAGGTTGGCGCTGCTGCTGGCCTGCCTCGATCCGCGGTCGTGGATCCTGGCGTTCGACCTCAAAGGCACCGGCGACCTGTCGCCGCTGGAACCGGTCAGTCACGCCTACCGCGCCGGTGACGACGAGGAAGACATCGAGTACGTAGTGACCGCGCTGCGCGAAATCCACACCGAGATGCGCCGCCGGACCAAGGTGATCCGGGACCTGCCGCGCGACCTGTGCCCGGAGAACAAGGTCACCGACGAGCTGGCCTCCAACCGCAAACTCGGCCTGCACCCCATCGCGATCGGCATCGACGAGTGTCAGCGCGGCTTCGAACACCCGAAGTACGGCGCGGAAATCGAAGAGATCTGCGAGGACCTGATCCGCCGCGGCCCGGCCGTCGGGATCTTCCTGCTGCTGGCCACCCAGCGCCCGGACGCCAAAAGCCTGCCGACCGGCATCTCCGCCAACGCGGTGCTGCGGTTCTGCCTCAAAGTGATGGGTCAGACCGAGAACGACATGGTGCTGGGCACCTCGATGTACCGCAACGGCATCCGCGCCACGATGTTCTCCCGCCGTGACAAGGGCATCGGCTACCTGGCCGGCGAGGGCGACGAGCCGGTCATCGTCAAAACGTTCGAAATCGACGGCCCGGCCGCCGAGGCCATCGTCGCCCGCGCCCGCACGGCGCGGGAGCGCTACGGCAACCTCACCGGCCACGCCGCCGGGGTCGTACTCGACACCACCGCCGTGCGCCGAGACACCATCCTCGAAGACGTCGCCGCGGTCATGACCGACGCCGAGGCGAAGCTGTGGTCCACCGTGATCGTCAAGCGTCTCGCCGTGCTGCGCGGCGACGCCTACGCCGGATTCACCGCCGACCAGCTCCGCGAAGCCCTCAAACCCTGGGGCGTGCGGACCGGGCAGGTGTGGGGCAGCGACCCGGACACCGGCGAGACCGGCAACCGCAAAGGCATCACCCGCGCCCACGTCCTCGACGCACTCACCAAACGTGACCGCGACGCGGGCGGCAGCGGCCGGAAGTAG